A region from the Nocardioides exalbidus genome encodes:
- a CDS encoding YciI family protein, with product MKYVLMYTSRPDLAAGADPEAAQAIYKRVYEWFGENAGVMADSGAELLGVETATTVKHDPAGAVVVDGPFNEAKEVIGGFSVIDVADMDAAIAVVKSWPLLDLPGVAVEIRPMVEDYSQFE from the coding sequence ATGAAGTACGTCCTGATGTACACCTCCCGCCCCGACCTGGCCGCGGGTGCCGACCCCGAGGCCGCGCAGGCGATCTACAAGCGCGTCTACGAGTGGTTCGGCGAGAACGCCGGCGTGATGGCCGACTCCGGCGCCGAGCTGCTCGGCGTCGAGACCGCCACCACCGTGAAGCACGACCCGGCCGGAGCGGTCGTCGTCGACGGGCCCTTCAACGAGGCCAAGGAGGTGATCGGCGGCTTCAGCGTCATCGATGTCGCCGACATGGACGCCGCGATCGCGGTGGTGAAGTCCTGGCCGTTGCTCGACCTGCCGGGAGTGGCCGTCGAGATCCGGCCGATGGTCGAGGACTACTCCCAGTTCGAGTGA
- a CDS encoding RNA polymerase sigma factor, whose translation MTNSSTDDLLARTLREEAGPLVARLTRRFGDFDLAEEAVQGAVVEALTTWRRDGAPHRPGAWLQVAATRNAMDGMRLRDRQRALAHHAAPPAYDTCAGDTDDRLALLFACCHPALAPEARLALTVRAVVGLTTPQIARAFLTHESTLAQRIVRAKRKVVAAGISLTVPPRSELGDRLDDVLAVVYVMFNEGFVSSTGPTQDRDLAADAVWLAGVVATALPDEAEAWGLAALLTIQHARSRARFSDGDLVLLRDQDRSLWDHAAIAEGERMIERAASLRSPGRYQLQAAIAAVHATGASWAETDWLQISLLYDELARWDPSPVVRLNQAVARAQVVGPVDALALLDPLAGPLDGYHLIHATRAELLTAVGRDDEAATANRRALELTTNDAERRLLATRLHRRPLSDGS comes from the coding sequence GTGACGAACTCCAGCACGGACGACCTCCTCGCGCGCACCCTGCGCGAGGAGGCCGGCCCGCTGGTGGCGCGGCTGACGCGGCGCTTCGGCGACTTCGACCTCGCCGAGGAGGCCGTCCAGGGCGCGGTCGTCGAGGCGCTCACGACGTGGCGGCGCGACGGCGCCCCGCACCGCCCCGGCGCGTGGCTGCAGGTCGCGGCCACCCGCAACGCGATGGACGGCATGCGCCTGCGCGACCGGCAGCGGGCACTCGCCCACCACGCCGCCCCCCCGGCGTACGACACCTGCGCGGGCGACACCGACGACCGGCTCGCGCTGCTCTTCGCCTGCTGCCACCCGGCGCTGGCGCCCGAGGCCCGGCTCGCTCTGACCGTCCGCGCCGTCGTGGGCCTGACAACCCCGCAGATCGCGCGGGCGTTCCTCACCCACGAGTCGACGCTCGCGCAGCGGATCGTGCGCGCCAAGCGCAAGGTCGTGGCCGCCGGCATCAGCCTGACGGTCCCGCCCCGGTCGGAGCTCGGTGACCGCCTCGACGACGTGCTGGCCGTGGTCTACGTGATGTTCAACGAGGGGTTCGTGTCGTCGACGGGTCCCACGCAGGACCGCGACCTGGCCGCTGACGCGGTCTGGCTCGCGGGGGTGGTCGCGACCGCCTTGCCCGACGAGGCAGAGGCCTGGGGCCTCGCCGCGCTGCTCACCATCCAGCACGCCCGCAGCCGGGCCCGCTTCTCCGACGGCGACCTCGTCCTGCTCCGCGACCAGGACCGCTCGCTCTGGGACCACGCCGCGATCGCCGAGGGTGAGCGGATGATCGAGCGCGCCGCCTCGCTCCGCAGCCCCGGGCGCTACCAGCTCCAGGCCGCGATCGCCGCGGTCCACGCCACCGGTGCGAGCTGGGCGGAGACCGACTGGCTGCAGATCTCGTTGCTGTACGACGAGCTCGCGCGGTGGGACCCCTCGCCGGTCGTGCGCCTCAACCAGGCCGTCGCCCGCGCGCAGGTGGTCGGCCCGGTCGACGCGCTCGCCCTGCTCGATCCGCTCGCGGGCCCGCTCGACGGCTACCACCTCATCCACGCGACCCGCGCCGAGCTGCTCACCGCTGTGGGTCGCGACGACGAGGCCGCGACCGCCAACCGCCGCGCGCTCGAGCTCACCACCAACGACGCCGAGCGCCGGCTCCTCGCGACGCGACTGCACCGGCGGCCCCTGTCCGACGGGTCGTGA